Proteins from a genomic interval of Deltaproteobacteria bacterium:
- a CDS encoding electron transfer flavoprotein subunit beta/FixA family protein → MNIIICIKSVSMTTDSAGALRSYDSMEVNPFDRPVIETALSLREARGGTVTALSMGPESTLSTLAETLAMGVDRGVLACDPAFAGSDTLATATVLAAAIGKLGPFDLVLFGMRTADSDTGQVGPQTAVFLDIPLVGLVHSIETVDGGLQVDRIADHFSERFEIAFPAALTIHPGTIRPREIDLAKIGPAFEEQKVIFWNLNDLGLPPEQVGDGGSPTRVRSISRITRRKTCEFLKGSPAEQADELVRRLTEGGLLG, encoded by the coding sequence ATGAACATCATTATCTGTATAAAGTCGGTCAGCATGACCACAGACTCGGCAGGCGCGCTTCGCTCTTACGATTCAATGGAGGTGAACCCGTTTGACAGACCTGTCATTGAGACGGCACTTTCCTTGAGAGAAGCCCGGGGAGGCACGGTGACCGCGCTCTCCATGGGACCTGAGTCAACCCTCTCCACCCTTGCCGAGACACTGGCCATGGGCGTTGACCGGGGAGTCCTGGCCTGTGACCCGGCCTTTGCAGGATCGGACACCCTTGCCACCGCTACCGTGTTGGCTGCCGCCATAGGCAAACTGGGCCCATTTGATCTGGTTCTGTTCGGAATGCGGACCGCGGACAGCGATACCGGGCAGGTAGGTCCCCAGACCGCTGTTTTCCTCGACATCCCCCTGGTGGGACTGGTCCATTCCATCGAGACTGTGGACGGGGGCCTTCAGGTTGACCGGATTGCGGATCATTTTTCGGAGCGCTTTGAAATCGCTTTCCCAGCGGCACTCACCATCCATCCGGGGACCATTCGACCGAGGGAGATCGATCTCGCGAAAATTGGGCCCGCCTTTGAAGAACAGAAGGTAATATTCTGGAATCTGAATGACCTAGGCCTGCCTCCGGAACAGGTGGGCGATGGCGGATCTCCCACCCGGGTCCGGTCTATCTCAAGGATAACCCGCCGGAAAACCTGTGAATTTCTTAAAGGGAGCCCCGCGGAACAGGCAGATGAACTGGTGAGGCGATTGACTGAGGGAGGATTGCTTGGGTAG
- a CDS encoding type II toxin-antitoxin system HicA family toxin, whose protein sequence is MDSRQIIKILRQNGWYEIAKTGSHTQFRHPERKGRVTVPHPQKDIPIGTLKSIERQSGIKFR, encoded by the coding sequence ATGGATAGCCGCCAAATCATCAAAATTCTCAGACAAAATGGGTGGTATGAAATTGCCAAAACCGGTTCTCACACCCAATTCCGGCATCCAGAGCGAAAAGGACGAGTTACCGTTCCGCATCCCCAAAAAGACATACCAATTGGCACATTAAAAAGTATCGAGCGCCAGTCAGGTATTAAATTCAGATGA
- a CDS encoding FAD-binding protein — translation MTNDIWVFGDLRDERLFGFSLNVLAKAQELSCRVKGKTVVVCLCPPEDIPMDARLAGSHVSIEDAEREWIAHGADLIYRLENKAFSLPESDAFSRALADLVGKRGPMLVLFPLTDFGRETAARTAGIRKGGLIADCGDLRIDAEGIVGDCPAWGGQIMAEITFSDPGVTGFATVHPHVSSPVEIHGGPGTVERIPIEEITERRGVKLLSSSPEPTEGRRLETAETVVVGGAGLGTMEGFGRVRELAAALGGEVGATRPPVLDHWVEEERMIGQTGKSIRPNLLFSIGTSGAVQYTAGITEAKTVVAVNRDPDAPIFQVADLGIVADARTFLPLLTARAKKTVMRQLADALTYDKGVQAKVSGFGEKIGKLRQAQAWSIENLAEATGQTPDFIARVESGEISPPVSFLLRLSGALGVDPGTFLHKEEQAAIRDQRVQAFVKRTRSYSYQTLTPGAEKSHLRAFMVTIESHHDHKPVEYRHEGEEFIYVMAGDLELTLGGKAHVLKKEECIHFNSDIPHKLKSLSNEPTRCLVMLYTV, via the coding sequence GTGACAAATGATATCTGGGTCTTCGGAGACCTGAGAGATGAAAGGCTGTTCGGATTCAGCCTCAATGTGCTGGCCAAGGCCCAGGAGTTGTCTTGCCGTGTCAAGGGGAAGACCGTTGTGGTCTGCCTGTGCCCGCCGGAAGATATTCCCATGGACGCCCGGTTGGCCGGATCCCACGTGTCAATAGAGGATGCAGAAAGAGAGTGGATCGCCCACGGTGCTGATCTGATTTACCGCCTCGAAAACAAGGCCTTCAGCCTGCCGGAATCCGACGCCTTTTCGAGGGCCCTGGCGGATTTGGTAGGGAAACGCGGCCCCATGCTGGTTCTGTTCCCCCTCACCGATTTCGGAAGGGAGACGGCCGCCCGGACCGCCGGTATCCGGAAGGGGGGGTTGATTGCCGACTGTGGGGATCTTCGGATCGATGCAGAGGGGATCGTAGGGGATTGTCCTGCCTGGGGGGGCCAGATCATGGCCGAAATCACCTTTTCAGACCCGGGGGTTACCGGATTTGCAACGGTTCACCCCCATGTGTCTTCCCCGGTGGAGATCCATGGCGGGCCGGGGACGGTTGAACGGATACCCATCGAGGAGATAACCGAAAGGAGAGGGGTTAAACTTCTCTCCTCTTCGCCTGAACCGACGGAAGGCCGACGCCTGGAAACGGCCGAGACCGTCGTCGTGGGGGGAGCCGGATTGGGGACCATGGAAGGGTTCGGGCGGGTCAGAGAGCTGGCTGCGGCCCTTGGCGGCGAGGTGGGGGCAACCCGGCCCCCGGTGCTGGATCACTGGGTGGAGGAAGAGCGGATGATCGGGCAGACGGGCAAGTCAATAAGGCCCAATCTCCTTTTCTCCATCGGTACCTCAGGGGCGGTCCAGTACACCGCAGGCATAACCGAGGCCAAAACCGTCGTGGCCGTCAATCGTGACCCCGATGCGCCCATCTTCCAGGTGGCGGATCTGGGGATTGTGGCGGATGCCAGGACCTTTTTACCGCTCCTCACTGCCCGGGCCAAGAAGACGGTGATGCGTCAACTGGCAGATGCCCTCACATACGATAAGGGTGTCCAGGCAAAGGTTTCCGGATTCGGAGAGAAAATCGGAAAGCTGAGGCAGGCCCAGGCATGGTCCATCGAAAACCTGGCAGAGGCGACCGGTCAGACCCCGGACTTTATCGCCCGGGTGGAATCGGGGGAGATCTCCCCGCCCGTGAGTTTTCTGCTGCGCCTTTCAGGGGCACTGGGCGTGGATCCGGGGACGTTTCTTCACAAGGAAGAACAGGCAGCCATTCGGGATCAGCGCGTCCAGGCCTTTGTGAAACGGACCCGCAGTTATTCCTACCAGACCCTGACGCCCGGGGCCGAAAAGAGCCATTTGCGGGCCTTTATGGTGACCATCGAATCCCATCATGACCACAAACCCGTGGAATACCGGCATGAGGGCGAGGAGTTCATCTATGTCATGGCAGGGGATCTGGAACTGACCCTGGGGGGAAAGGCCCATGTGCTCAAAAAGGAGGAGTGCATCCATTTCAATTCGGACATCCCCCACAAGCTCAAGAGCCTCTCCAACGAACCGACCCGCTGCCTGGTCATGCTGTATACGGTGTAG
- a CDS encoding alpha/beta fold hydrolase, whose product MTVIFFLILITVFLFFPLTTYILFWYETANSAYKDDLARLSNKKTGSWILRGLASSVLSHMVVIGCYPLVLIRNLWRPAPGAGSSSPPVILIHGLYHNASAWIRFRGALRREGYDRIYAFNYNSFRPDFQEISGRLEEWITEISRAFPGESVILVGHSMGGLLAKAYAARDDASKGPSVKAVVTLGTPFGGSKAVVFGIGNLAKSLACGSALIHELEGRQVPSEVPSIAFHSPVDNMVLPAESLNPPSGWRDELTDPICHVAMLYHGPTIKRVLNQMKRGVVPSDA is encoded by the coding sequence ATGACAGTCATTTTTTTTCTGATCCTGATCACCGTCTTTCTGTTTTTTCCCCTGACTACATACATCCTCTTCTGGTACGAGACGGCCAATTCGGCCTACAAGGATGACCTGGCCCGGTTATCCAACAAGAAGACCGGGAGTTGGATCCTGCGGGGACTTGCTTCGAGCGTGCTGAGCCATATGGTGGTCATCGGCTGCTATCCGCTTGTCTTGATTCGAAATCTATGGCGACCGGCCCCAGGCGCCGGTTCGTCCTCTCCGCCGGTGATCCTGATCCATGGGCTTTACCACAATGCCAGCGCCTGGATACGGTTCAGAGGGGCCCTGAGACGGGAGGGATACGACAGGATATATGCCTTCAATTACAACAGTTTCCGCCCGGATTTTCAGGAAATCTCCGGCCGACTGGAGGAGTGGATCACAGAGATCAGCCGCGCATTTCCGGGAGAGTCTGTCATCCTGGTGGGGCACAGTATGGGGGGCCTTCTGGCAAAGGCCTATGCCGCAAGAGATGATGCTTCCAAGGGACCTTCGGTGAAGGCCGTCGTTACGCTGGGAACACCGTTCGGGGGGAGCAAGGCGGTCGTTTTCGGGATCGGAAATCTGGCAAAAAGCCTGGCCTGCGGGAGTGCGCTGATCCATGAGCTGGAAGGGAGACAGGTCCCTTCCGAGGTGCCCTCTATTGCCTTCCACTCACCCGTGGACAATATGGTGCTTCCTGCGGAATCCCTCAACCCTCCGTCCGGCTGGAGAGATGAACTGACCGATCCCATCTGCCATGTGGCCATGCTCTACCACGGCCCTACGATCAAACGGGTGCTGAATCAGATGAAGCGCGGGGTCGTTCCCAGTGATGCCTGA
- a CDS encoding type II toxin-antitoxin system HicB family antitoxin encodes MANYIAIVHKETKSDFGVSFPDFPGCITAGKNIDEAKDMAQEALSLHIHGMLEDGDQLPAPSRLEEIMTDPDYTNAIAYLVVSVPDAKPRTVRVNVTVPEMTLKQIDAAAKKQGMSRSSFLVHAAQNAIQSIQSDASA; translated from the coding sequence ATGGCAAACTATATCGCTATCGTTCATAAAGAAACCAAATCAGATTTCGGCGTATCGTTTCCGGATTTTCCCGGATGCATCACCGCTGGAAAAAATATCGACGAAGCCAAGGATATGGCTCAAGAAGCTCTAAGCCTTCATATCCATGGCATGCTCGAAGACGGTGATCAATTGCCTGCTCCCTCTAGGCTCGAAGAAATTATGACCGACCCCGATTACACCAATGCAATCGCCTACTTGGTCGTTTCGGTACCTGATGCCAAACCCCGCACCGTCAGGGTAAATGTTACCGTACCTGAAATGACGTTAAAACAGATCGATGCCGCTGCGAAAAAACAGGGTATGTCAAGGTCTTCATTCTTGGTACATGCGGCACAGAACGCTATTCAGTCTATCCAATCCGACGCATCTGCCTAA